In Halobacillus amylolyticus, the following proteins share a genomic window:
- the truA gene encoding tRNA pseudouridine(38-40) synthase TruA, producing MQRLKCRVEYDGTAYAGYQVQTNGITIQEKIEKALTKMHKGERVKITASGRTDAGVHAIGQVIHFDTSLNIPESNWKRALGPMLPADIRVAEVEPVTDDFHARYDTTAKEYRYYVWNDQEPNLFRRLYTYHIRKPLDVTAMREACKLVEGEHNFTSFCSPRTDLKGSKVRTITKSVIERHGSELVFIFKGSGFLYNMVRILVGTILEVGFGDRTPDELEKMIAARDRKAAGRTAPPHGLFLWKVEY from the coding sequence ATGCAGCGATTGAAGTGTAGAGTAGAATATGATGGGACAGCGTATGCAGGTTACCAAGTCCAGACAAACGGTATAACGATTCAAGAGAAAATCGAAAAGGCCCTAACCAAGATGCACAAAGGCGAAAGAGTGAAGATTACTGCATCTGGTCGTACGGATGCTGGTGTACATGCGATCGGCCAAGTTATTCATTTTGATACAAGTTTGAACATTCCAGAATCGAACTGGAAAAGGGCGCTAGGTCCGATGCTTCCGGCAGACATACGTGTAGCGGAGGTAGAACCTGTGACGGACGACTTCCATGCACGGTATGATACGACAGCTAAGGAATACCGCTACTATGTGTGGAATGATCAGGAGCCGAATCTATTCCGCAGGCTTTATACTTATCATATTAGAAAGCCACTAGATGTTACGGCAATGCGTGAGGCTTGTAAGCTTGTCGAAGGAGAGCATAACTTCACTTCCTTTTGTTCTCCGCGTACAGATCTCAAAGGAAGCAAAGTTCGCACCATTACTAAGTCGGTAATTGAGCGGCATGGATCCGAGCTCGTATTTATTTTCAAAGGAAGCGGCTTTTTATATAATATGGTTCGAATTCTAGTAGGAACGATTCTTGAGGTAGGGTTTGGTGATCGCACGCCTGACGAACTGGAGAAGATGATCGCGGCTAGGGATCGGAAAGCAGCTGGGAGGACAGCGCCTCCTCATGGACTGTTTTTATGGAAGGTAGAGTATTGA
- the rplM gene encoding 50S ribosomal protein L13 produces the protein MRTTFMANENNVERKWFVVDAAGQTLGRLASEVAAILRGKNKPTYTPHVDTGDHVIIINAGEIQLTGNKINDKIYYRHSNHPSGLKSRTANEMRTKYPEQMLELAVKGMLPKGSLGRKMGKKLHVYAGSEHKHEAQQPEVYELRG, from the coding sequence ATGCGCACAACTTTCATGGCAAATGAAAACAACGTGGAACGCAAATGGTTCGTTGTGGATGCTGCAGGGCAGACACTTGGCCGTTTGGCAAGCGAAGTTGCTGCGATCCTTCGCGGTAAAAATAAACCAACGTATACACCACACGTTGACACTGGTGACCATGTCATCATCATCAATGCAGGAGAAATCCAACTAACTGGTAACAAAATCAATGATAAGATTTATTACCGTCACTCTAACCACCCAAGTGGTTTGAAATCTCGTACAGCTAACGAAATGCGTACAAAATATCCTGAGCAAATGCTAGAGCTTGCAGTTAAAGGTATGCTACCTAAAGGAAGCCTAGGACGCAAAATGGGTAAAAAACTTCATGTCTACGCTGGATCTGAGCACAAGCATGAAGCACAACAACCAGAAGTTTACGAACTTCGTGGATAA
- a CDS encoding energy-coupling factor transporter transmembrane component T family protein, whose translation MSSSLIIGQYIPGDSIVHRLDPRSKIAIIFFFVVIVFFANSVLSYGLLTLFAIGSAIATRIPIRYILKGLKPVWFLIAFTFLLHIFVTKEGDVLTTIFGWELYEGAIVQGASISLRFFLLIMVTSLLTLTTTPIEITDAIEQLLGPLKKVRFPVHELALMMSISLRFIPTLMQETEKISKAQASRGVDFRTGAFKDRIRAIIPLLVPLFVSAFKRAEELAMAMEARGYKGGEGRTKLRELQIGRVDYYIYVLFALIIVGLFLTRN comes from the coding sequence ATGAGTAGTTCATTGATTATTGGCCAGTACATTCCGGGGGATTCCATTGTACACCGACTGGATCCTCGTTCGAAAATTGCCATCATATTCTTTTTCGTTGTGATCGTATTTTTTGCTAATTCTGTTCTGAGCTATGGACTATTAACTTTATTTGCGATTGGAAGTGCCATTGCTACTCGTATTCCTATTCGCTACATTTTAAAAGGGTTGAAGCCGGTATGGTTCTTAATTGCGTTTACTTTCCTGCTCCATATCTTTGTGACGAAGGAAGGGGACGTACTTACAACGATATTCGGATGGGAGCTTTATGAAGGTGCCATTGTACAAGGGGCCTCGATTTCGTTGCGGTTTTTTCTTCTAATTATGGTCACCTCGTTACTTACTTTGACGACGACCCCGATTGAAATTACAGATGCTATTGAACAACTGCTAGGGCCATTAAAAAAGGTACGTTTCCCTGTACACGAGCTGGCTTTGATGATGTCGATTTCGTTGCGATTTATCCCGACACTCATGCAGGAAACCGAGAAAATTTCTAAAGCCCAAGCCTCCCGTGGCGTGGATTTCCGCACAGGGGCATTTAAAGACCGTATCAGGGCTATTATTCCACTTTTAGTACCATTGTTCGTTAGCGCCTTTAAACGTGCTGAGGAGCTCGCTATGGCGATGGAGGCAAGGGGTTATAAAGGAGGCGAAGGCCGGACAAAGCTGAGAGAGCTCCAAATCGGCCGCGTCGACTATTATATCTATGTTCTATTCGCTCTCATTATTGTTGGTCTATTTTTAACAAGGAACTAG